The Tenrec ecaudatus isolate mTenEca1 chromosome 14, mTenEca1.hap1, whole genome shotgun sequence genome contains a region encoding:
- the ANKRD9 gene encoding ankyrin repeat domain-containing protein 9, which produces MPWDPRRPGSGAEGGPEGAGAARSRAQKQCRKSSFAFYQAVRDQLPVWLLEDMRASEAFHWDERGRAAAYSPSEALLYALVHDHQAYAHYLLATFPRRALAPPAAGFRCCAAPGPHVALAVRYNRVGVLRRILSAVRDFPAEERARLLDRRGCSRVEGGGTALHAACELARPECLFLLLGHGASPGLRDAGGLTPLELLLRQLGRDADLGADPGADAGPGEPHQRRLLLLDLLALYTPAGTAGQAHQELLGDRPRWQRLLGEDKFQWLAGLAPPSLFARAMQVLVTAISPSRFPEALDELPLPPFLQPLDLTGKG; this is translated from the coding sequence ATGCCTTGGGACCCGCGGCGACCCGGGAGTGGTGCAGAAGGCGGCCCGGAGGGCGCAGGTGCCGCACGCTCTCGGGCGCAGAAGCAGTGCCGCAAGTCGTCGTTCGCGTTCTACCAGGCTGTGCGCGACCAGCTACCCGTGTGGCTGCTCGAGGACATGCGGGCCAGCGAGGCCTTCCACTGGGACGAGCGTGGCCGCGCTGCTGCCTACTCGCCGTCCGAGGCGCTGCTCTACGCCCTGGTGCATGACCACCAGGCCTACGCACACTACCTGCTGGCCACCTTCCCGCGCCGCGCGCTGGCGCCGCCCGCCGCCGGCTTCCGCTGCTGCGCCGCGCCCGGGCCGCACGTGGCGCTGGCCGTGCGCTACAACCGCGTGGGCGTGCTGCGCCGCATCCTGAGCGCGGTGCGCGACTTCCCGGCCGAGGAGCGGGCGCGCCTGCTGGACCGGCGCGGCTGCAGCCGCGTGGAGGGCGGCGGCACAGCGCTGCACGCGGCCTGCGAGCTGGCGAGGCCCGAGTGTCTCTTCCTGCTGCTGGGCCACGGCGCCTCGCCCGGCCTGCGCGACGCCGGCGGCCTCACGCCGCTGGAGCTGCTGCTGCGCCAGCTGGGCCGCGACGCCGACCTGGGCGCGGATCCGGGTGCGGACGCCGGGCCAGGGGAGCCACACCAACGCCGCCTGCTGCTGCTTGACCTACTGGCGCTCTACACGCCCGCGGGCACCGCCGGCCAGGCGCACCAAGAGTTGCTGGGGGACCGGCCGCGCTGGCAGCGGCTGCTGGGCGAGGACAAGTTCCAGTGGCTGGCCGGCCTGGCGCCACCCTCCCTCTTCGCGCGTGCCATGCAGGTGCTCGTCACCGCCATCTCGCCCAGCCGCTTCCCCGAGGCCCTGGATGAGCTGCCGCTGCCGCCCTTCTTGCAGCCTCTGGACctcacagggaagggctag